One genomic window of Rhizomicrobium sp. includes the following:
- a CDS encoding magnesium transporter CorA family protein, with the protein MRHDYKENGTAVWVDLHDPTPQEIATACEECHLRIPTRAELDEIEASSRLQAEGDVLTLSVPITPYNPGVDPVPSPIGFVLTPKLLVTVRFDELHSLRDAAQKMEQDSNTYTSAQIFTLIAETIVDYSADKLEHVQTDTRTVSREVFHRAPQKPHNVTRSSRMLRETLIKLGDMGERLSETRETLLTLQRTLPFVADRGAKWIGDDVTLRLKTATADIQSLNDFETHLTDKVQFLLDATLGFINNEQNDMFKVLTIASVVGIPPVFIAGLYGMNFQNQPEYHWAYGYEWGWLLIIVSTIIPIAWFKWRGWW; encoded by the coding sequence ATGCGGCATGACTACAAGGAAAACGGGACGGCCGTCTGGGTCGACCTGCACGATCCGACGCCGCAAGAGATCGCGACCGCCTGCGAAGAGTGCCATCTGCGCATTCCCACGCGCGCCGAGCTGGACGAGATCGAGGCCTCGAGCCGGCTCCAGGCCGAGGGCGACGTGCTGACCCTGAGCGTTCCGATCACGCCCTACAATCCCGGCGTCGATCCGGTCCCGTCGCCGATCGGATTCGTGCTCACGCCGAAACTGCTCGTCACCGTGCGGTTCGACGAACTGCACTCCCTTCGCGATGCCGCGCAAAAGATGGAGCAGGACAGCAACACCTACACCAGCGCCCAGATCTTCACCCTGATCGCCGAAACCATCGTCGACTACAGCGCCGACAAGCTGGAGCACGTCCAGACCGACACCCGCACGGTATCGCGCGAGGTGTTCCACCGCGCGCCCCAAAAGCCGCACAACGTCACGCGAAGCAGCCGGATGCTGCGCGAGACGCTGATCAAGCTCGGCGACATGGGCGAGCGGCTGTCGGAAACCCGCGAAACGCTGCTGACGCTCCAGCGCACCCTGCCCTTCGTGGCGGACCGCGGCGCCAAATGGATCGGCGACGACGTGACCCTGCGCCTCAAGACGGCGACCGCCGACATCCAGTCGCTCAACGATTTCGAGACCCATCTGACCGACAAGGTGCAGTTCCTGCTCGACGCGACGCTGGGCTTCATCAACAACGAGCAGAACGACATGTTCAAGGTGCTGACCATCGCCTCGGTGGTCGGCATCCCGCCGGTGTTCATCGCCGGGCTCTACGGCATGAACTTCCAGAACCAGCCGGAATATCACTGGGCGTACGGCTACGAGTGGGGCTGGCTGCTGATCATCGTGAGCACGATCATCCCCATCGCGTGGTTCAAATGGCGGGGATGGTGGTGA
- the secA gene encoding preprotein translocase subunit SecA codes for MLGFSGIAQRLFGSSNERKVRPYKARVAEINALEPKFAALTDEQLRAQTPAFKERLAKGETLEDLLPEAFAVVREAAKRTLGQRHYDVQLVGGMVLHYGNIAEMKTGEGKTLVATLAVYLNALAGEGVHVVTVNDYLASRDAGWMGQVYTFLGMSVGCIVHGLTDEERKAAYNSDITYGTNNEFGFDYLRDNMKYSIATMAQRGHSFAIVDEVDSILIDEARTPLIISGPTDDLTELYKRVDAMIPLLRKPGTKKIKNRDGKDVLEDPGDYELDEKSRNVTLTEAGNEHMVELLKGVGLLESGDLYDIENISIVHHVNQALKAHTIFQKDRDYIVKDGKIVIIDEFTGRMMEGRRFSEGLHQALEAKEHVEVQPENVTLASITFQNYFRLYDKLAGMTGTAMTEAAEFMDIYNLDVMEVPTNMPVRRIDADDEVYRTAEEKNDAIIKLVEECRKKGQPVLVGTTSIEKSEQLSELMKKRKIVHNVLNARYHEQEAAIVAQAGVSGAVTIATNMAGRGTDIQLGGNLEMRVKVELGGVLDENERARRIDQIKSEIRIDKEKVIQAGGLYIVGTERHESRRIDNQLRGRSGRQGDPGASKFFLSLQDDLMRIFGSQQMDAILTRLGLEKGEAIAHPWVNKALEKAQQKVEARNFEIRKNILKYDNVLNDQRKVIFEQRREIMSADEVTEQVEEFRAEVVGDLVAAHIPERAYAEQWDAAGLHDEVLDIFGVDLPIADWTKEEGIADEEVRDRIMSAVDKKAAERAANFGPELIRYAEKAILLETLDHDWREHIIQLDHLRQYVALRGYGQRDPLNEYKGEAFTLFEGLLGRMRTGVIRKLMHFQVASEPIPQLVDPSIQSLRASHIDPLTGEDEFAAAPPSAVLGGPRTVPRDRDVAVDPNDPSTWGKVQRNAPCPCGSGRKFKHCHGALV; via the coding sequence ATGCTGGGTTTCAGCGGCATAGCGCAACGACTCTTCGGCTCTTCCAACGAGCGCAAGGTGAGGCCCTACAAGGCCCGGGTCGCCGAAATCAACGCCCTGGAGCCGAAATTCGCCGCCCTGACCGACGAGCAGCTCCGCGCCCAGACGCCGGCCTTCAAGGAACGCCTCGCCAAGGGCGAGACGCTGGAGGATCTTCTGCCGGAGGCCTTCGCGGTGGTCCGCGAGGCGGCCAAGCGCACCCTCGGCCAGCGGCATTACGACGTACAGCTCGTCGGCGGCATGGTCCTGCATTACGGCAACATCGCCGAGATGAAGACCGGCGAAGGCAAGACGCTGGTGGCGACCCTGGCCGTCTACCTGAACGCGCTGGCCGGCGAAGGCGTGCATGTCGTGACGGTGAACGACTACCTCGCCAGCCGCGACGCGGGCTGGATGGGACAGGTCTATACCTTCCTCGGCATGAGCGTCGGCTGCATCGTGCACGGGCTGACCGACGAGGAGCGCAAGGCCGCCTACAATTCCGACATCACCTACGGCACCAACAACGAGTTCGGCTTCGACTATCTGCGCGACAACATGAAGTATTCGATCGCGACGATGGCGCAGCGCGGCCATTCCTTCGCGATCGTCGACGAGGTGGATTCGATCCTGATCGACGAGGCGCGCACGCCGCTGATCATCTCGGGGCCGACCGACGATCTGACCGAGCTCTACAAGCGGGTCGACGCGATGATCCCGCTCTTGCGCAAGCCCGGCACCAAGAAGATCAAGAACCGCGACGGCAAGGACGTGCTGGAGGATCCGGGCGATTACGAGCTCGACGAGAAGTCGCGCAACGTGACGCTGACCGAGGCCGGCAACGAGCACATGGTCGAACTGCTCAAGGGCGTCGGCCTGCTCGAGAGCGGCGATCTCTACGACATCGAGAACATCTCGATCGTCCATCACGTCAATCAGGCGCTGAAGGCGCACACCATCTTCCAGAAGGACCGCGACTACATCGTCAAGGACGGCAAGATCGTCATCATCGACGAGTTCACCGGCCGCATGATGGAAGGACGGCGCTTCTCCGAGGGCCTGCACCAGGCGCTCGAAGCCAAGGAGCATGTCGAGGTCCAGCCGGAGAACGTGACGCTCGCCTCGATCACCTTCCAGAACTATTTCCGGCTCTACGACAAGCTGGCGGGCATGACCGGCACGGCGATGACCGAAGCCGCCGAGTTCATGGACATCTACAATCTCGACGTGATGGAAGTGCCGACCAACATGCCGGTGCGGCGCATCGATGCCGACGACGAGGTCTATCGCACCGCCGAGGAGAAGAACGACGCGATCATCAAGCTGGTCGAGGAATGCCGCAAGAAGGGCCAACCCGTCCTGGTCGGCACCACCTCGATCGAGAAGTCGGAACAGCTTTCCGAGCTGATGAAGAAGCGCAAGATCGTGCACAATGTGCTGAACGCGCGCTATCACGAGCAGGAAGCGGCCATCGTGGCGCAGGCCGGCGTCTCGGGCGCGGTGACCATCGCCACCAACATGGCCGGCCGCGGCACCGACATCCAGCTCGGCGGCAACCTCGAAATGCGCGTCAAGGTCGAGCTCGGCGGCGTGCTCGACGAGAACGAACGGGCGCGGCGGATCGACCAGATCAAGAGCGAGATCAGGATCGACAAGGAAAAGGTCATCCAGGCCGGCGGCCTCTATATCGTCGGCACCGAGCGGCACGAGAGCCGGCGCATCGACAACCAGCTGCGCGGCCGGTCCGGCCGCCAGGGCGATCCCGGCGCGTCGAAATTCTTCCTGAGCCTGCAGGACGACCTGATGCGCATCTTCGGATCGCAGCAGATGGACGCCATCCTGACCCGCCTCGGCCTGGAGAAGGGCGAGGCCATCGCCCATCCCTGGGTGAACAAGGCGCTGGAGAAGGCGCAGCAGAAGGTCGAGGCGCGCAATTTCGAGATCCGCAAGAACATCCTGAAATACGACAATGTGCTGAACGACCAGCGCAAGGTGATCTTCGAGCAGCGCCGCGAGATCATGTCGGCCGACGAGGTGACCGAGCAGGTCGAGGAATTCCGCGCCGAGGTCGTGGGCGATCTCGTCGCCGCGCACATCCCCGAGCGCGCCTATGCCGAGCAATGGGACGCCGCCGGGCTGCATGACGAAGTGCTCGACATCTTCGGCGTCGACCTGCCGATCGCCGACTGGACCAAGGAAGAAGGCATCGCCGACGAAGAGGTGCGCGACCGCATCATGTCAGCGGTCGACAAGAAGGCGGCCGAGCGCGCCGCCAATTTCGGGCCGGAACTGATCCGCTATGCCGAGAAGGCGATCCTGCTGGAGACGCTCGACCACGACTGGCGCGAGCACATCATCCAGCTCGATCATTTGCGCCAATATGTGGCGCTGCGCGGCTATGGCCAGCGCGATCCCCTGAACGAGTACAAGGGCGAGGCCTTCACGCTGTTCGAGGGCCTGCTGGGGCGCATGCGCACCGGCGTGATCCGCAAGCTGATGCATTTCCAGGTCGCGTCCGAACCGATCCCGCAGCTTGTCGATCCGTCGATCCAGTCGCTGCGCGCCTCGCACATCGATCCCTTGACCGGCGAGGACGAGTTCGCCGCGGCGCCGCCCTCGGCCGTCCTCGGCGGCCCGCGCACGGTCCCGCGCGACCGCGACGTGGCCGTCGATCCGAACGATCCCAGCACCTGGGGCAAGGTGCAGCGCAACGCGCCCTGCCCTTGCGGATCGGGCCGCAAGTTCAAGCATTGTCACGGGGCGCTGGTCTGA